TTTGATTCTCAAGAATTTCCGGCGAGGAAGAAACAAAATTATCAAGCAAAGAAGCAAAAACATCTAGTTGGACCAATCATAAAGTGGATAGAACATCAAGTAGGGCTCCAAAGCATTTTAAAGTTGGGACATGTTGATATGTTCAAATCGTCCTTTGGATTGGTTGATGGTTACAAATCATCCTTTTGGATTGGTCTAATTTCAGTAACTGTTACTTCATATTTCATGAAAACCACTGCTGCAGATTTGTGGGCCTGCCAGAAAAGGTAAAAGATATATAGTGCAACCATCATGAAGAGTCCTGGGGCTTTTCCAATGGTTTCTTGTACTAAAACTTCATTGGAAGCAAGGAAGATTCAGTAATGAATTTGTATGTGTGCTTTATTCTATTTCTCTAATGATTATATAAAGGCCCGCATACAAGAAGAAGAACACATTAATCCCTCTCTGCTATATTTCCAAAGCCTTCTTTTCTGTCTTCTGCTCTTGTTTTTAAGCCTAAGAATGGCCATGACCAGGCAGAACCCACCCAGTATGCAGAAACTGACGAAAGGTGACAGGCTCATGTTCTCATCTTCTGATGACAATGCAATGACCAAGCAAATTGAGGCAACGCATTCTCCTGATGGACGTGAGTTCGATGCCAAACCTCTTCTTCAACTCGTTGAGGATATATTTAATCGAGCCGCCCCAACTATTGATGCCCTTGCCGTGCCGGTAAATTTCATGTTAGCCATCCAAATTAATATTTCTTGAGCATAAATAAGCTGCTAATCCATTTTGATATTCTGCAGGGCACTCATCAAGCACGTACTGCAGATGCTCTGGATGAGAAAGCTTACCAAGGTCACTTCATTGCCACGCTTGAATCGTTGGCGTTTGTCATAGATCGAGTTGCTAGTGAGGTGATCTCTTTCTATATAAAATGGATTTTGTCCCGACTATTGCATAAACACatcgtttttttttttctttcttttttttttaaggtaaagccaatatattaaaattaaaaataaactttatttttaattttaacgcATTGGTTATCTGTACAACAATGCATTTtgagttgaattttttttcttaaatctaGTCTACCATATACATATATctcataaatttatattttaatttaatcataatACCAGTCTAGATAAGAATTTCTCTTTCAAATTTCATCTTTCTgaagaaaaaattttatttagaacTGATCTatcatatatttaaaatataaacacgtgatttttcatatttttatttatttttattttaggaTTGACCAGATGTAAATAAGAATTTACCGCCCATAGTATCTGATCACGTCTAACTAGCTAGTCTTGTGTATACAGATAGCATGTAAATGCTCAGGGAGTGCGGATGCACATGCAACTGCAATGTCAATATTGAACATGCTATCTAGCTATTCGTGGGATGCCAAACTGGTGATAACCCTGGCAGCTTTTGCGATGAATTATGGAGAGTTCTGGCTGGTTGCCCAGAACTACACCTCAAACCAGCTTGCCAAATCCGTGGCAATCCTGAAACAATTGCCTGAAATTTTCGAGCATTCGAGCATGCTTAAACCCCGTTTCGATGCTGTGAAAAATCTCATAAAAGTCATGCTTGATATTGCCAAGTGCATTGTCGAGTTAAAGGAGCTTCCATCTCAGTACATTTCAATGGATGTCACTGCATTGTCCACTGCAATGGCCTATATACCAATTACTGTCTACTGGACAATCAGAAGTGTCGTGGCTTGTGCATCCCAGATCACTGGCCTTATCGGCCTGGGGCATGAGTACGTATTCGATGTCCTTATTGAGATTTTTATTGATCAGCAAGTTTAGTGGTTTCTCAACTCATCCGTACTGTTGGTTATAGGTACATAGCATCAACTACAGAGGCTTGGGAGTTGTCGAGCTTGACTCACAAGCTCAGCAACATGCATAGTCACCTAGCAACTCAACTGGGGATCTGTTATAAGCATATTGGTGGGTTTTACAGCTAAAATTAAATAATCTCTGCAAATATATGCAGATGAAGGTTGGTATATGCACATATACACTGATAAAATCATCGTATACTACATGCAGATGAAAAGAAACACCTGGAAACTTACCAGAACCTTTTACATTTGTTTGGGATGGCACACATTGACAACATGAGAGTTCTCAAGGCATTGATTTATGCGAAGGATGATCTGCTGCCGCTTGTTGAAGGAACCACCAAAAGGAGGGTTTGCACTTTCCCCTTTGAATCATCTAATTGACTTTaacaaaatattcaaattattctCCAAACTATCAGCTTTCAGGTGACAGGTCTAATTAGCCATTCATGTTCTGCTTGAAAAAAACAGGTTAACATTGACGTCCTGCGGAGAAAAAATGTGCTGCTGCTCATATCAGATCTTGATATATTGCAAGAAGAGATTGCCATTCTTGAACAGATATACAACGAGTCGCGGCTCCATCCCACGAAGCAGGAAAGTCAGTATGAGATTGTGTGGCTCCCAATTCTTGACCCAAATATACTGCGGAATGATAATATGCAAAAGAAATTCGAGAATCTGCAGGCTGGTATGACTTGGTACTCAATATACCACCCTTCCTTGATCGACAGGGCAGTGATCAAGTTCATCAAAGAAGAGTGGCATTTTGGGAAGAAGCCTATTCTTGTGGTACTAGATCCACAAGGGCGGGTTGCCTGCCCAAATGCTCTCCATATGATGTGGATTTGGGGCAGTCTAGCCTTCCCTTTCACCACTACAAGGGAGGAAGCTCTCTGGAGGGAAGAGAGTTGGAGACTTGAGCTCTTGGTGGATGGCATTGATCCAATAGTTCTCAATTGGGTACATTTAGTTTTACTAATTAGTATTAATATATTAGTACTGGAGTAGTAGGGAACTTTGGCTCATTAATACTAGATTTCTACCCAGGACTGTGATGCTAAATTTTTGAAGCTGTGCTTATTGACTTGTCTTTGCCTTTCACCAGATAACAGAAGGAAGGTACATATGCTTGTATGGAGGGGAGGACATGGATTGGATTCGAAAATTTACCAACACTGCAAGAGCAGTGGCGCTAGCTGCAGGTATCCCTCTTGGGATGGTTTATGCAGGAAAGAGCAACCCAAAGGATAGAGTACGGAAGAACATTGAAGCCATCATTGTTGAGAAACTCAGCCACTACTGGCAAGACCTGACTTCAGTCTGGTACTTCTGGGTTAGGATAGAGAGCATGTGGCGCTCGAAGAATCAATTAGGAAAAACCGCAGAAAATGATCCCATAATGAAGGAGATCATGACAATGCTCAGCTTCGATAGCAGTCAAGGTGGATGGGCCATATTCACTAGAGGTTCAGATGAGATGGTGAAAGCCAAAGGGGCTCCATTTTTAACCTGCCTGACGAATTACAGTACCTGGCAAGATCAGATCCAGCAAAAGGGTTTCATGCCAACACTTAGAGATCAACTTAAAGATCTTCACACTGAACATCACTGCAATAGGCTGGTGCTCCCTGGCGCTGCAGGGCTGATTCCAGAAAGGATAGTATGCTCAGAATGCGGCCGCGTCATGGAGAGGTTCATTATGTATCAGTGCTGCGATGAATAAACAGCGATGAAGGTCATGAGAGGCTACGTATTATACTATATAAATCAATCCAGTGGTAAATAAGAAGCAGCCTGGCCGCATTTACGAGGGGCAGCAGGTTTGCTATATTATATGATGAAGACCATTTCCTTGAGAAAATGTTCGCTATGTAATGGTTATcattaccatttttttttcttttcactatGATGTTTTTTTTGTTCTCTTCGTTAAGATAGTATGATGTAATAGTATGCTCAGAATGCGGCCCCCTCATTGCaagaattatttattattttatttaattatattatttaatatttttatatttaatattttcaaaatcatACTATCTTATTAAATATAGTAAatataagttaaatattattaaaattttaaataattatatatttttaagtcaaattaaattttagtctttaaatgattattaattattttaaatattattttattattatgtaataatataatatattacagtataaatataattaaaaacatCATATATAATTTAAAAGTATATATCCATAACACAAATATaatgatttattaatattgcagTAAAGCactaattctattttattttaattggctaataaaaaattaaattgatcaatatattttaattaatttcaattaataaaattctaaaataGGAATTCTAATAGAATTTCAAAGTAGAATTTATGATAATTGAGTAGGtttatttattgttattttttaatttataatacatATTATAGATGATGAATATTAAAaatgtattaaaattttttaaaaaagaaaattatatttcaataatacatttatttatttattttaatggtAAAAGTAAAATATATACATATCCAACTATCAAAATATTTATGTTTTATGTATGCTTATATTTCAAAAGATTAGTGTAGCAATTTTTGTTAATAATTCTTTTTTCTCATAATTGGTCCACATGTGTATAAgttgaaataaattttaacttaaatttataattttatttataagataATGTAAATCAATTATTAAGAAATGTTATGACattcaaaagaaaatatttatagcattttcaaaaaaaaaaaaaatttacagtaTTCTCAATAAAGTGTTTATGGCATTCTTTTTTTCATTTTGTAGGCCCTGTAAGCTATAATgagcttgattttgatgataacaaaatttaatgaaatatacattaaccctttgtgcataagtatttgaagtgattttataGGTCATGATATGCAAAGACATTGATGGAAGAACTATTCTATTGACATGGTTAATATAAAAGGAGATTATCATCTTgtataacacaagacgaatcaaAGTCCATGAATAAATAGGATAGAAATTAATGTTCTTAGGTCTATTGTACAAGATTGGAGATATTATGCTATTTAAGacctaaaatcaattttatttttagattcaagagtttagaaagtgtttttatatcatttctaaggtttttgaatggtcaaaaatttttttacaactttccttcaaaaactcaaaattttaaaatttaagtttgaCATTAGCAAAATTAGTTAACCCGTTGTGAAAATTAATTAACTAGTTTTGTTGTCTAAAATTCTCTGTCTTACAAAACTAGTTAACCggtaaaaattttagttaactattttcATTATCTGACCTGACACAACTCTACTGCACGACTTTCAAAGAAATAAGGActagttttttgaaaattaaagagccGTTAGACACACTTTTCAGCAAACATTTTTAACAATGAAAAGCACTtataaaaggcatcatttactaCAATTTTACCTAATGAAAGTGCTCTTATTCATCGTGAATTTATTGTGGcatttttaaagctttcattcaaatactcttgagcttgagtgtcaaatcttctctctcaatcttttagcattaaattatgtatctgagagttattgagagtgattCATCTACTCCAAAATctatttaaggttgtgtaagtGTGAGGACACACTTGTGGAAGGTTTTCAAGTACCTTATGAAGCTTGTGGGAGGTTTTCAAGTCCCTTGTGAAGCTTGTAGTGTTTTGTGGGAAGCAAAGACATTGTAAAGGTTCTCAAGCATCTGGGAAGCTTACTGAGATtgtaaaggctttgaatcttGCCTGTTGAAAAGATCAAATAGTAGAGTGACTCTCAAAGTGAAACTTTGAAAAGAGTGGATGTCGGCTAAGCGAACTGAACCACTATAAACATTTTGTTTGATTCTCTTCttcccttaactctttaattttcagcattttgattctctgattatatattgaatgtgttgagaatttgtttTATTGAGTTAAAACAAAGCTTGAATAATCAAACCTGCAAACTCTAATTTTTATATGAGAAGATACActtgatattaattaattattttgattatgaGCTACTATTTGTACATAATTTGTTTGATCACTTGAATTACATTTTAGAAACAGTGTTATACACATACATAGAAatgcaaagccacaatttttcattaagtcTTGAGCAAGGACTAAAAAATTGCCTAAAGTGTCCAATTCACCCCTCTCTTAGTCACtttctttgggacaacaaattggtattagagcccgtctctcttgcttgaggtttAAACACCTTAGAGAGATCCTATAATGGCTGGCACATCTAACACACCTGGTATCCCTGCACCTTTAGCTGAAGGACACTCCATCACTAGACCACCTTTGTTTAATGGTTTTAATTATTCTTTCTGGAAAGTTAGGATGAGAAATTTTATTCAATCTGTTGATATTAAAGCATGGCAAAGAATTGTTAAAGGTCCTGAAATTCCATTAGAATTGCATGCTGATGGTTATAGAGAAAAACTAGAAGATGAATATAATGAACTTGATTGGAAGAAAGTTTCTTCAAATGCTAAAGCTTTAAACATTTTTCATTGTGCACTTGATGCAACTGAGTATAATCATATTTTAGGTTATACATTTGTAAAAGAAGTGTGGGATAAActtgaagtcacatatgaagggacTAATCAAGTGAAGGAATCAAAAGCCAATAGGCTTGTTCGAAAATATGaactatttgagatgaaacctagAGAAACCATTTCAGAACTGAGCACAAGATTTACTGATTTGGTGAATGTTCTCAAAGCTCTTGACAAAGAATTTACTAAAGAAGAATTAGTCAAGAAAGTCTTAAGGTCACTACGTAAATCATGGGAAACAAAAGTGACAGTGATATTTGACACCAAAGACTTCTCCAAATTCACTTATGATGAGCTGATTGGTTCTCTTATTGCTCATGAAATGCTTTATGACAAGAGCAAGAGTAATGTAGATggtgaaaagaaaaagagaggaatTGTCTTGAAGTCAAGCCAAGAGGATGAATTAAGGAAAACTATAGCTTTTAAGGCTGCCTCAAGTGACAGCTTCAATAGTTCAAGTGATGAAGATGATATTGCCATGATTACAAGAAGATTCATGAAAGCTTTCAAAAAGGGAGGttcaaaatataagaaattcCTAAAAAGGTATTCTCCCAAAGGTGAAACAAGCAAGAATTAAAGTGAGATTAAATGCTTTGAATGCAATAAACCTAGCCACATCAAGCCAAATTATCCTAAACTGAAAAAGAAGAATTCAAAGGACAAGAGCAAGAAAGCCTTTGTTACTGGTTGGAAGGACAGTTAAGACTCCTCAAGTGACAATTCTAGTGACAAGGAGGTTGCACACATTTGTCTTATGGCTTTGGAAAAGGATAACCCACAAAACTCTCAACAAAGAGAAATCAGCACTAAGGTAAATAATTCTGACTCTCTTAGTATTGAAGATTATAAAGATGCATTTGCCAAATTGTATGAAGAATACAAAGTTTATAAGAAAAGATGTTTTATTTTAAACAAAGAAATTGCTTCCTTAAGATCAGAAAATGATTCTATGAGCATTATTGTGCAAGAAAATAagttttataaaaatcaaatgctcTTGTTTGATAAGTTGAATAAGGAGTTAGAGGATTCAAAAACTGCTTGTGAAaaactcattgagaaaaatagGATTTTAGAAACCAAGGTGGAATCTTTGATAAATGATTTAGCTTTCACAAATGGCACACAAATCCTTGATACTTTACTTGGTTCTCAaagattataaaataaaaaatctggtcttggttatgatggattcatgcactatggaaaatacaaaaatttctttGTGAAAGCTTCATCTCATTCATTACCAAATGTTATTTGCTTATTATAACCAAAATGGTCATATGGTTAGTCATTGTCCTATAAGGAAAGGTTCCTCAAAAGTAAAAAGGATATGGGTACCTAAAGGAACAATTCCTAATGtctctaacccccaaggacccaaacttgcttgggtacctaagaaatAGTCAATTAATTTCAGGTATGTCTTAGAAGTAAGCAAGAATATGAACAATGGTATGTTAATAGTGCTTGCTCAAGATACATGACTGGAGACAAAGAAAAATTCTCAAACCTTACCTTGAAAAGTGGTGGACATGTGAGATTTGGTGACAAAGGCAAAACTTACATCATTGGAAGTGGCTCTATTGGGAAGAATCCAAACATAAAGGATGTTGCACtagttgaaggtttgaaattcaATGTTCTTAGTGTAAGTCAACTATGTGATAAAGGTTGCAAAGTTATTTTTAattctacacattgtgagattaGAAGTTTGCATGATGATCGTACATTATTCATTGCACCTAGAAGTGAAAATGTATATTTGCTAGATTTCAATGTTATTGAAAATGGAAATGAAAAATGTCTTGTATCTCTTGAAGAAGATAGTtggttgtggcatagaagacttgGTCATGCTAGCATGCATGTAATGTCAAAACTTTTAAGATATGATATTGTTAAAGGTTTGCCAAAAATTAACTTTGAAAAAGATCATGTTTGCAAGCCTTGTTCTCTTGGGAAACAAACCAAAGTttctttcaaataaaaaaatgttttttCAACATCTAGACCTCTTGATTTTATTACATCTTGATTTGTTTGATCCTATTACACCTATAAGTCTTGGTGGTAAAGCATATACTTTGGTCATAGTAGATGATTACACTAGGTATACATAGACATATTTTCTTACACATAAGTTACATCTTTTTGTAAGAAAGTACAAAGTGAAAAAGGCTTACGCATTTCCTCCATTAGAAGTGATCATGGAAGAGAGTTTAAAAACCAATCTTTTGATGAATTTTGTTCAAATAATGACATTTTTCATAACTTTTCAACTCTTAGAatcccacaacaaaatggagttgtagagaggaaaaatagaactttacaagaaatggcaagaataaTGCTTAGTAAACACAATCTTCCAAAATATTTTTGGGCTGAAGCCATAAACACTGCTTGTTATATCTTGAATAGAGCAATGATTAGGCCAATATTAAAGAAAACCTCTTATGAGTTATGGAAAGGAAGGAAGCCTAACATTTCTTACTTTCGTGCGTTTGGTTGGAagtgttacattttgaataacaagaAGAATAATCTTAAAAAGTTTGATGTAAAATCAGATGAAGGTATTTTTCTAGGATATTCAATGCAAAGCAAAACCTATAGAGTCTTTAATAGGAGAACTTTGTTAGTTGAGGAAACCATTcatgttgtatttgatgaaactaACAACTTCTTGGAAAGAAAGATTGTttgtgatgatgatgaactaggtaaaattaaaaaaaaaaaaaaagggatgagACTCAAAAGCAACAAAGTCAATCTATTGAGCCCCAAAGTGCAATTGGGAATGATGTTGTCAATGAAAATGCTAATTAGAAAGATCAAGAAGGTGATCAAGAAGTATTGCCCAATAttgaagaactccaaattgaTGAACTATATCATGATGACCTACCTCAAGAATGGAGATATcatagagatcacccaaaggatGACATAATTGATAGCCCTTCACAAAAGATGATGACGAGAGCTCAACTTCGAAAATACTTTGGTAATGTTGCATTTATTTCTCAACTTGAACCAAAGTCTTATGATGAAGCTCAAAGTGATGAGAGTTGGATTCTTGCTATGCAAgaagaactcaatcaatttgagagaaataaagtatgGAAACTTGTTCCTAGGCCTAGAAATCATTCTATCATTGGCACTAAGTGGGTTTTTAGGAACAAGATGGATGATAAAGAGCATGTTATTAGAAATAAGGCTAgattagtagctcaaggatataaTCAAGAGGAATGTATTGATTGTGATGAAACTTTTGCTCCGGTtgttagaattgaagctattagaatattGTGTGCATTTgaatgttataaaaattttatgttatatcaaatggatgttaagagtgcattcttgaatggttatattgatgaagaagtttatgttaaACAAACACCAGGTtttgaaaactatgaatttcctaATCATGTGAATAAACTCTCTAAGGCCTTAAATGGATTAAAGCAAGCccctagagcttggtatgaaaggcttagtaagtTTCTTTTAGATAATGGTTTTCAAAGAGGAAAAGTAGACAACGCACTCTTCACAAAAACACATAAACATGATATGCTTAttgttcaaatttatgttgatgacattatttttggtgctactaatgctTCTCTATGCAAAAGCTTCTCTAAGATGATGCAAAATGAATTtaagatgagcatgatgggtgaacttaccttTTTCCTTGGACTACAAATTAAGCAACTCAATGGTggcatcttcattaattaatccaAGTACATCaaagatatgctaaagaaattcaaGATGGATGATTTGAAGAGTATTGGAACTCCTATGAGCTCCACCATCAAGTTAGAAaaggatgaaaaaggtaaagatgttgatcaaaagctatttagaggtatgattggctcacTTTTATATTTAACTGCATCTAGACCCGATATTCATTTTAGTGTGTGTTTGAGTGCTCGGTTTCAATCATGTCCCAAAGAATCTCATCTAATTATTGTTAAAAGGATTttcaaatacctcattggcacacactTAAATGGTTTATGGTATCCTAAATGTGACACATTTGATATAGTTGGATATAGTGATTCTAACtttgctggaagtagattggatagaaagaGTACTTCAGGTACTTGCTAATTCCTTGGTCATGCCTTAGTGTCTTGGcatagtaagaaacaaacttctgtAGCTCTTTCTACTACTGAAGCAGAATACATTACTGCAGGAAGTTGTATTGCTCAAATTCTATGGATGAAGCAATAATTAGAAGATTTTGGTATAAAGGTTGATCATGTTCCTATAAGGTGTGATAACACTAGTGCCATCAACCTAACTGAAAATCTAGTCTAACACTCTACATCAAAGAATATAGAAATTAGACATCACTTTATTAGAGATCTttttcaaaatggtgatattgaGTTAGAGTTTATTCCTACAGAACAACAACTTGCAGACATTTTTACAAAACCCCtaaatgaagaaaatttttgtaGGATTAGAAGGGAACTTGGCATGAGTGAAGCTATTGAATGATATTTGCTGCTTTTGATATGAATTTGGTGCATAATTTGGTTAAATATGTTATTAGTGCTATATTCTGCGTATATGtgtttttagttaattactttctCACTGCAGTTGTCTAGTTTTATACCTGCATAATATTTAGCCAACTAGGTTtcaaaattaattaactaattttgcTTCTGTGTACATTTGAGAAAATGCGcctgttttaaaattattttctttctaatGGGTATTTTCGCTCTctttacaatttattttgataaatataCCCCTAAGCACAGTTAAGCTCTTTTTATGTCTTTAAAGGGTAAAATTGAATTTTGGCAAAAAGAGATTCTCGGTTCTCCATGATAAACTGACACagtttcaaaatttgaaatttttcagtaACTGCTACATATCACTTCAATCAATCTCTCAAAAGTTCCTCATTCCCTGCTACAAATTGATTCTCCACTCTTTTAAAAACCTAAATTTCTCTCAAAAATAGAAACCAATAATTCTCCTTCTCAACATTCATAACGGTAAAATCTCGTTCTTCCTTAAGTCACTACTTCTCTCTCTTTGAAATTTTCCAAAAATCGATGGCAGGAGTAAAACAAGTGgctatcaaacctcaaaaattcatgGGTGATGCTATGAAAGCCGCTGGTAGATCCGAaaaggaaagagaaaaagaaactgAAGTTGAGAACAGTGATGAAGAAATAGAGACAGTGGCAGAACGAGCAAGGTAAAGAAAAGGAAAGGGTATTGCTGAGTCAGAGCCTTCcaagaaaaagaggaaaatggAGAAGGCCCCTGCTTCGAATCCCTTTGTGCAACAGAATATTTTCGAGCCAAGTTACATTAAATGGGATTCATTTTCTGATTTGCCTTATGAATTTGAAGATTTATTTACTTTTCAAGGCTGGATGGAATTTTCTGAGTTGAATGAATATTATTATCCTTATTTAATTCAAGAATTTTATAGAAGTATAAAAGAAGTTGTTAAAGGAGAAAGTTTTAGTGTGAAAGTTAAGAAGAAAAGTCAAATTGTTGATGTTGATTTCTTAGCCTCTGTTTTGAACCTACCGAATAATGGAAATAGGATTGGAACCTTCAAAGATACTAGGAAGCTTGAAGGATATATGATGAGAAGGCATTTCAACTGTCAATTTTTTCAGAGGGTACACCCGAAAATGAAATGACCAATATCAGTTTAGTGCCTCAAAATTTTAGGACTCTACAATCCTTCATTCAATATTTGCTCAATCCTAGAAGTGGTAGTCATTCATATGCAAATAGCCTTGATTTATGCATTATGTGGCACTTGGTTAACAAAATCAGATTCAATTTgccattttttattttcaaagtgATTGTTAAGTCTGGTAAGCATAGAAGGTTACTATATACTATGCCTTTGACTCTTGTATTTCAAGCTATGGGAGTTGACTTGAGCAAAGAAAAAAAGTTTAGCAATCCTATCCCCATTAAAGAGATATTCAAGGCTGATGATGGTAGGAAAAAGAGtaagaaagaagagaaaaagcaagaagaagagactgagattgagattgaaTCTGAATTAGAATCAAACTCTGAAACAGAATCAAATATCCCAATAAGCAAGTTGAAAGAGAGAAGTTCTAAGATAGATGAAGGGGAAAGCtctaagaagaaagagaaaatgaatgaaaatgtcagattttgtaaaaataaataaagcaaATCTGGAAATGATgaaggaaatcaaagaaatgagTGGACTGAGCTTGAGCATTTTAGAAAGATCTCATGAATTGCAGAAGGGAATTATGGCTGAGCAAAATGCAAAGATGGATATGTTGACTAATAGATTAGATAGACAAGAATGGTTCATGAAGAAAATGGCTCAAATGTTgtttggtgaatcttttgggaagTTTGGAGATTTTGGAAGCTACCACTGGGTACTACTGGTCCTAGCAATGCAAAGGCTACTGGAccaagtggagtgaaaatttctaaagtagaagaagaagaagtagaggaGCATGTGGAAACCGttgaaaaggaaa
The Hevea brasiliensis isolate MT/VB/25A 57/8 chromosome 18, ASM3005281v1, whole genome shotgun sequence genome window above contains:
- the LOC110671474 gene encoding protein SIEVE ELEMENT OCCLUSION B — encoded protein: MAMTRQNPPSMQKLTKGDRLMFSSSDDNAMTKQIEATHSPDGREFDAKPLLQLVEDIFNRAAPTIDALAVPGTHQARTADALDEKAYQGHFIATLESLAFVIDRVASEIACKCSGSADAHATAMSILNMLSSYSWDAKLVITLAAFAMNYGEFWLVAQNYTSNQLAKSVAILKQLPEIFEHSSMLKPRFDAVKNLIKVMLDIAKCIVELKELPSQYISMDVTALSTAMAYIPITVYWTIRSVVACASQITGLIGLGHEYIASTTEAWELSSLTHKLSNMHSHLATQLGICYKHIDEKKHLETYQNLLHLFGMAHIDNMRVLKALIYAKDDLLPLVEGTTKRRVNIDVLRRKNVLLLISDLDILQEEIAILEQIYNESRLHPTKQESQYEIVWLPILDPNILRNDNMQKKFENLQAGMTWYSIYHPSLIDRAVIKFIKEEWHFGKKPILVVLDPQGRVACPNALHMMWIWGSLAFPFTTTREEALWREESWRLELLVDGIDPIVLNWITEGRYICLYGGEDMDWIRKFTNTARAVALAAGIPLGMVYAGKSNPKDRVRKNIEAIIVEKLSHYWQDLTSVWYFWVRIESMWRSKNQLGKTAENDPIMKEIMTMLSFDSSQGGWAIFTRGSDEMVKAKGAPFLTCLTNYSTWQDQIQQKGFMPTLRDQLKDLHTEHHCNRLVLPGAAGLIPERIVCSECGRVMERFIMYQCCDE